A part of Aegilops tauschii subsp. strangulata cultivar AL8/78 chromosome 2, Aet v6.0, whole genome shotgun sequence genomic DNA contains:
- the LOC109771057 gene encoding receptor homology region, transmembrane domain- and RING domain-containing protein 1 has product MSPRRRPPLLLLAAVALACACAAARPCAALVRLGAASFVDAPARFGPRVTGDGICGSLRAADPADACAPVRAAPGGSGGMAFVLIARGNCSFEGKVRAAQRAGFDAALVHDDEDKASLYSMVGDPEGIHIPAVFVSKMAGETLKKFARGEDGECCINSSMDETAGTVLVMSFVSLVVIISVVASFLFARNCRLLRHGVDNRPPYIKKHVVEKLPSVVYKAPCSSGNNCEEACAICLEDYDNGDMLRLLPCKHEFHVECIDPWLTKWGTFCPVCKLEVLTGE; this is encoded by the exons ATGAGCCCCCGCCGCCGTCCCCCcctgctcctcctcgccgccgtcgccctcgcctgcgcctgcgccgccgcccgcccctgCGCGGCCCTCGTCCGCCTCGGCGCCGCCTCCTTCGTCGACGCCCCCGCGCGCTTCG GGCCCCGGGTGACCGGCGACGGGATATGCGGGTCGCTGCGCGCCGCGGACCCCGCCGACGCGTGCGCGCCCGTCAGGGCCGCCCCCGGCGGGAGCGGCGGGATGGCGTTCGTGCTGATCGCGCGCGGGAACTGCAGCTTCGAGGGCAAGGTGCGGGCGGCGCAGCGGGCCGGCTTCGACGCCGCGCTCGTCCACGACGACGAGGACAAGGCCAGCCTCTACTCCA TGGTTGGTGATCCTGAGGGCATACACATACCTGCGGTATTCGTATCTAAAATGGCTGGGGAAACTTTAAAGAAGTTTGCTAGAGGTGAAGATGGTGAGTGCTGCATAAACTCGTCGATGGATGAGACTGCAGGGACAGTGTTGGTGATGTCCTTCGTATCACTTGTTGTCATCATATCAGTTGTAGCTTCATTTCTTTTCGCCCGGAACTGCCGACTTTTACGCCATGGAGTTGATAATCGCCCACCTTACATCAAAAAACATGTGGTGGAAAAGCTTCCTTCTGTGGTATATAAAGCTCCCTGCTCAAGTGGCAACAATTGTGAAGAAGCCTGTGCCATTTGTTTAGAAGACTATGATAATGGTGACATGCTTAGACTTCTCCCATGCAAACATG AATTTCATGTGGAGTGCATTGATCCCTGGCTGACAAAGTGGGGCACATTTTGCCCAGTATGCAAACTGGAGGTACTCACAGGTGAATAA
- the LOC109771060 gene encoding acyl transferase 15-like — translation MGVVAVRKSSTVVVRPPPEPATATVNINLSPLDKNVMSVPAAVFMVFDRPIHQPGATIEKALSQALAHYSAVSGRLAAGAEQGEFHIRCTGEGVPFVAAAADCALKDAEFFGRSAAGALLEELAIYYPAEHCGFGDPLLMMQVTEFSCGGFVVGVTWNHVLADAAGIGQFLQAVGELARGLPSPSVAPVRRDDALTAVPPPTDGFVELMMTLQPADMAALDVTVPWGLIDRIKDGCNARGSSRSRPPCTTFEAVAALLWQCRTRAVGLSSSPEEPVALYFAVNARRHVGARRGYYGNCVTGRVVVAKAGAVAGGDLADLVGMIQRAKSQIPEQFDGGGKKGVTADRRGVAGLAVDGYNVLIVTSWRNLGLDMADFGGGPPARVTTYARGRVRAPNCVPCPGNDALGSSVMAACVREEHAAAFLGELASRSR, via the coding sequence ATGGGCGTCGTGGCGGTGAGGAAGTCCTCGACGGTGGTCGTGAGGCCGCCACCGGAGCCGGCGACGGCCACCGTCAACATCAACCTCTCGCCTTTGGACAAGAACGTCATGTCCGTGCCAGCCGCGGTGTTCATGGTGTTTGACCGCCCAATCCACCAACCCGGTGCGACCATAGAGAAGGCTCTGTCCCAAGCTCTAGCCCACTACTCCGCAGTCTCCGgccgcctcgccgccggagcTGAGCAGGGCGAGTTCCACATCAGGTGCACCGGCGAGGGCGTCCCGTTCGTGGCCGCGGCCGCGGACTGCGCTCTCAAGGACGCCGAGTTCTTCGGCCGGTCGGCGGCCGGCGCGCTGCTGGAGGAGCTGGCCATCTACTACCCGGCCGAGCACTGCGGTTTCGGTGACCCTCTGCTCATGATGCAGGTCACCGAGTTCTCCTGCGGCGGGTTCGTCGTCGGGGTAACGTGGAACCACGTCCTCGCCGACGCGGCCGGGATCGGCCAGTTCCTGCAGGCCGTCGGCGAGCTCGCgcgcgggctgccgtcgccgtccgtggccccggTGAGGCGGGACGACGCGCTGACGGCGGTGCCTCCGCCCACCGACGGCTTCGTGGAGCTTATGATGACGCTCCAGCCGGCCGACATGGCCGCGCTCGACGTCACCGTGCCATGGGGCCTGATCGACCGCATCAAGGACGGCTGCAACGCCAGGGGGTCATCAAGGTCAAGGCCGCCGTGTACGACGTTCGAGGCGGTGGCCGCGCTGCTGTGGCAGTGCCGCACCCGCGCGGTGGGGCTGTCGTCCAGCCCGGAGGAGCCCGTGGCGCTCTACTTCGCGGTGAACGCGCGGAGGCACGTCGGGGCCAGGCGCGGGTACTACGGCAACTGCGTGACCGGGCGGGTCGTGGTGGCGAAGGCCGGCGCGGTGGCCGGCGGCGACCTCGCGGACCTGGTGGGGATGATCCAGCGCGCCAAGAGCCAGATACCGGAGCAGTTCGACGGCGGCGGCAAGAAGGGTGTAACTGCGGACCGCCGCGGCGTGGCTGGCCTGGCCGTGGACGGGTACAACGTGCTCATCGTCACGAGCTGGCGGAACCTCGGGCTGGACATGGCCGACTTCGGCGGAGGGCCGCCGGCGCGGGTGACCACCTACGCCCGGGGCAGGGTGAGGGCGCCCAACTGCGTGCCGTGCCCGGGGAACGACGCCCTCGGGTCCAGCGTCATGGCCGCCTGCGTCAGGGAGGAGCACGCCGCCGCCTTCCTCGGAGAACTGGCCTCGAGGTCTAGGTGA
- the LOC109751854 gene encoding ent-kaurenoic acid oxidase 1-like, with protein sequence MAVAVGGMGAGELAWWLGLVFGAAPLLCLAAWHSADAWYRAAFYLRHGGRRRLPPGHMGLPFLGETLSLLWHFKLARRPDAFIAAKRRAHGAGAGIYRTHLFGSPAVIVCTPAANKFVLQSADSFGVRWPVPELVGHTSVVNVEGASHARLRGFILAAINRPSSLQTIATVVQPRVVAALAAWADMGTIVAATEIKKVTFANICKMFISMEPSPLTCQIDRWFAGLVAGLRAFPLDFPGTAFHGARKCRRKLNAVFRQELEARKKVDKECDDLMSGLMHMEDEQGKKLSDEEVVDNIVSLVVAGYESTASAIMWATYHLAKSPAALAKLREENVALSESKTSSPLMITHDDLPKMKYTAKVVEETIRMANIAPMVHRVANKDVEYGGYMIPAGWSVLVWVRSLHTDPSFYHDPLTFNPDRWDEPAKPGTYQVFGGGYRICAGNMLARLQLTIMLHHLSIGYEWELLNPNAEIGYLPHPRPMDGATMAFRKIKPNA encoded by the exons ATGGCGGTGGCGGTGGGAGGCATGGGCGCGGGCGAGCTGGCATGGTGGCTGGGCCTCGTCTTCGGCGCTGCGCCGCTGCTCTGCCTCGCCGCCTGGCACTCCGCCGACGCCTGGTACCGCGCCGCCTTCTACCTCAGGCACGGCGGCCGGCGCCGCCTCCCGCCGGGCCACATGGGCCTGCCCTTCCTCGGCGAGACGCTCTCCCTGCTCTGGCACTTCAAGCTGGCGCGCCGCCCGGACGCGTTCATCGCCGCCAAGAGGCGCGCGCACGGGGCCGGGGCGGGCATCTACCGGACGCACCTCTTCGGCTCCCCCGCCGTCATCGTGTGCACGCCGGCCGCCAACAAGTTCGTGCTCCAGTCCGCCGACAGCTTCGGCGTGCGGTGGCCCGTGCCGGAGCTCGTCGGCCACACTTCCGTCGTCAACGTCGAGGGCGCCAGCCACGCCAGGCTCCGGGGGTTCATCCTCGCCGCCATCAACCGTCCCAGCTCGCTACAGACTATCGCCACCGTTGTGCAGCCGCGTGTCGTGGCGGCGCTAGCGGCGTGGGCCGACATGGGAACCATCGTCGCCGCAACCGAGATCAAGAAA GTGACGTTCGCCAACATCTGCAAGATGTTTATAAGCATGGAGCCGTCGCCATTGACGTGCCAGATCGACCGGTGGTTCGCCGGCTTGGTTGCTGGCCTCAGGGCATTTCCCTTGGATTTTCCAGGGACGGCATTTCATGGTGCTCGCAAG TGCCGTCGGAAGCTCAACGCGGTCTTCAGGCAGGAGCTGGAGGCGAGGAAGAAGGTGGACAAGGAGTGTGATGATCTGATGAGCGGACTGATGCACATGGAGGACGAGCAAGGCAAGAAGCTGAGCGACGAGGAGGTGGTGGACAACATCGTCTCCCTCGTCGTCGCCGGCTACGAGTCTACCGCCAGCGCCATCATGTGGGCTACCTACCACCTAGCCAAATCCCCTGCCGCCCTCGCGAAGCTCCGAGAGGAGAATGTGGCGCTGAGCGAGAGTAAAACCAGCTCACCGTTGATGATCACCCACGACGACCTCCCGAAGATGAAGTACACGGCGAAGGTGGTGGAGGAGACGATCCGGATGGCCAATATCGCGCCAATGGTGCACCGAGTGGCCAACAAGGACGTGGAGTACGGCGGGTACATGATTCCGGCGGGATGGTCGGTGCTGGTGTGGGTGAGGTCGCTGCACACCGACCCCAGCTTCTACCATGACCCCCTCACCTTCAACCCCGATAGATGGGAT GAGCCGGCGAAGCCAGGGACGTACCAGGTGTTTGGTGGCGGCTACAGGATCTGCGCCGGCAACATGCTCGCAAGGCTGCAGCTCACCATCATGTTGCATCACCTCTCCATTGGATACGA ATGGGAGCTGTTGAATCCTAATGCGGAGATCGGTTACCTTCCACACCCAAGGCCGATGGACGGTGCAACCATGGCCTTCCGTAAGATCAAGCCCAACGCATGA